The Parvibaculaceae bacterium PLY_AMNH_Bact1 genome window below encodes:
- the rpsT gene encoding 30S ribosomal protein S20 (Derived by automated computational analysis using gene prediction method: Protein Homology. GO_component: GO:0000312 - plastid small ribosomal subunit [Evidence IEA]; GO_component: GO:0022627 - cytosolic small ribosomal subunit [Evidence IEA]; GO_function: GO:0003735 - structural constituent of ribosome [Evidence IEA]; GO_process: GO:0006412 - translation [Evidence IEA]), whose product MANTKSAKKAIRQIERRTAVNKNRRTQMRSQVRKVEEAIAAGDQSAANDALKAAQPEIMRCAQKGILHKNTASRKVSRLAQRVKAIGA is encoded by the coding sequence ATGGCCAATACCAAGTCGGCAAAAAAAGCGATCCGCCAGATTGAGCGTCGCACCGCTGTAAACAAGAACCGCCGCACACAGATGCGCTCGCAGGTTCGCAAAGTCGAAGAGGCCATTGCGGCAGGCGATCAGTCGGCAGCAAACGACGCTCTCAAAGCTGCTCAGCCGGAAATCATGCGCTGCGCGCAAAAAGGGATCCTGCACAAAAACACAGCGTCTCGGAAAGTCTCCCGTCTGGCCCAGCGCGTCAAAGCAATTGGTGCTTGA